The following are encoded together in the Triticum dicoccoides isolate Atlit2015 ecotype Zavitan chromosome 6B, WEW_v2.0, whole genome shotgun sequence genome:
- the LOC119325474 gene encoding uncharacterized protein LOC119325474 isoform X2: MAVAAAAEKAVRCLGLGFDMTCDLRLKFCKHSGGCVVARSSRETAPAAVPGVGVVRDMPADVKCGKGDRVRFKSDALEFSKMSELFNQRSAVEGKIPSGQFNACFDLDSGSWAQDASSTKCLAMDGYFISLFDLRLDRRPLALAAHVLRDVPAAWDPAAIASFIEKYGTHVVVGLSMGGQDVVCVRQAASSPLSPSEIRGHLDRLGDQLFTGACAVPPPHARSRSKLTRTPEAFNVFDAQVAQQRLQGITTLVSSKEGVTVIYSKRGGNTTVSSHAEWLPTVPAAPDVINAKLVPITSLLRGVAGTGFLSHAINLYLRSSQNVGPGARRAAPRPLLQPPGLRPGPALQPARLQALRQLQPGGCVEFAGHRDEAAPRGQEKQPARHPPAAPVGHPDVHRRRAGAGRHGAGVAGLRGGHRRPPLLRAGAVAHVRARLHRAGQVRPAVAPLPRRRRRPPRRLRRDRRAAPRHGARLHHRAAPPAALLGAARLRRRAVQVGARHGEGGVGEVVVVELPVHALLGVLFVAVVRRRWRWRPEASPPAGGGQHQLRRVRWRAARARGRAEAAQVRGHLAGDHGPARQPRVLARHRRKARRRQGQDLAARQVLPARAVSFLTVPESVQFS, from the exons ATGGCCGTGGCGGCAGCGGCGGAGAAGGCGGTACGGTGCCTGGGGCTGGGGTTCGACATGACGTGCGACCTCAGGCTCAAGTTCTGCAAGCACTCCGGCGGCTGCGTGGTCGCCAGGAGCTCCCGCGAGACAGCGCCGGCCGCCGTGCCGGGCGTCGGCGTGGTCCGCGACATGCCCGCCGACGTCAAGTGCGGCAAGGGCGACCGCGTCCGCTTCAAGTCCGACGCGCTCGAGTTCAGCAAG ATGTCGGAGCTGTTCAACCAGCGGAGCGCGGTGGAGGGGAAGATCCCGTCGGGGCAGTTCAACGCGTGCTTCGACCTGGACAGCGGGTCCTGGGCGCAGGACGCGTCCTCCACCAAGTGCCTCGCCATGGACGGCTACTTCATCTCCCTCTTCGACCTCCGCCTCGACCGCCGCCCGCTCGCCCTCGCCGCCCACGTCCTCCGCGACGTCCCCGCCGCCTGGGACCCCGCCGCCATCGCAAG CTTCATCGAGAAGTACGGGACCCACGTGGTGGTGGGGCTGAGCATGGGCGGGCAGGACGTGGTGTGCGTGCGGCAGGCCGCGTCCTCGCCGCTGTCGCCGTCGGAGATCAGGGGCCATCTCGACCGCCTCGGCGACCAGCTCTTCACCGGCGCCTGCGCCGTGCCGCCTCCCCACGCCAGGTCCAGGTCCAAGCTCACCAGGACGCCGGAGGCCTTCAACGTGTTCGACGCGCAGGTGGCGCAGCAGCGGCTGCAAGGGATCACCACCCTCGTCTCATCCAAGGAG GGAGTGACGGTGATATACTCGAAGCGGGGAGGGAACACGACGGTGAGCAGCCACGCGGAGTGGCTCCCCACCGTGCCGGCGGCGCCCGACGTGATCAACGCCAAGCTCGTGCCCATCACCTCCCTGCTCCGAGGCGTCGCCGGCACCGGCTTCCTCTCGCACGCCATCAACCTCTACCTCAGAT CATCACAGAATGTGGGCCCCGGGGCTCGGCGAGCTGCCCCTCGGCCCCTGCTCCAACCGCCAGGGCTCCGGCCCGGCCCTGCACTTCAGCCTGCTCGGCTCCAAGCTCTACGTCAGCTCCAGCCAG GTGGTTGTGTCGAATTTGCCGGTCACCGGGATGAGGCTGCACCTCGAGGGCAAGAAAAACAACCG GCTAGGCATCCACCTGCAGCACCTGTCGGCCACCCCGACGTTCATCGCCGCCGTGCAGGCGCAGGCCGACATGGCGCCGGCGTGGCGGGGCTCCGAGGCGGTCACCGACGACCACCGCTACTACGAGCCGGTGCAGTGGCGCATGTTCGCGCACGTCTGCACCGCGCCGGTCAAGTACGACCCGCGGTGGCACCACTcccacgacgacgacgacggccgcCGCGCCGCCTACGTCGTGACCGGCGCGCAGCTCCACGTCATGGCGCACGACTCCACCACCGTGCTGCACCTCCGGCTGCTCTACTCGGAGCTGCCCGGCTACGTCGTCGTGCAGTCCAGGTGGGGGCGCGGCACGGCGAGGGGGGCGTCGGGGAAGTGGTCGTCGTCGAGCTTCCTGTCCATGCCCTTCTCGGGGTCCTCTTCGTCGCCGTCGTCCGGCGGCGCTGGCGGTGGCGGCCAGAAGCGAGTCCCCCCGCTGGTGGTGGCCAACATCAACTCCGGCGTGTTCGCTGGCGGGCCGCCCGTGCCCGTGGGCGCGCAGAAGCTGCTCAAGTTCGTGGACACCTCGCAGGTGACCATGGGCCCGCACGACAGCCCCGGGTACTGGCTCGCCACCGGCGCAAGGCTCGACGTCGACAAGGGCAAGATCTCGCTGCACGTCAAGTTCTCCCTGCTCGCGCCGTCTCCTTCTTGACAGTTCCAGAGTCTGTACAGTTCTCCTGA
- the LOC119325474 gene encoding MACPF domain-containing protein At1g14780-like isoform X1 produces the protein MAVAAAAEKAVRCLGLGFDMTCDLRLKFCKHSGGCVVARSSRETAPAAVPGVGVVRDMPADVKCGKGDRVRFKSDALEFSKMSELFNQRSAVEGKIPSGQFNACFDLDSGSWAQDASSTKCLAMDGYFISLFDLRLDRRPLALAAHVLRDVPAAWDPAAIASFIEKYGTHVVVGLSMGGQDVVCVRQAASSPLSPSEIRGHLDRLGDQLFTGACAVPPPHARSRSKLTRTPEAFNVFDAQVAQQRLQGITTLVSSKEGVTVIYSKRGGNTTVSSHAEWLPTVPAAPDVINAKLVPITSLLRGVAGTGFLSHAINLYLRYKPPLADLRYFLDFQHHRMWAPGLGELPLGPCSNRQGSGPALHFSLLGSKLYVSSSQVVVSNLPVTGMRLHLEGKKNNRLGIHLQHLSATPTFIAAVQAQADMAPAWRGSEAVTDDHRYYEPVQWRMFAHVCTAPVKYDPRWHHSHDDDDGRRAAYVVTGAQLHVMAHDSTTVLHLRLLYSELPGYVVVQSRWGRGTARGASGKWSSSSFLSMPFSGSSSSPSSGGAGGGGQKRVPPLVVANINSGVFAGGPPVPVGAQKLLKFVDTSQVTMGPHDSPGYWLATGARLDVDKGKISLHVKFSLLAPSPS, from the exons ATGGCCGTGGCGGCAGCGGCGGAGAAGGCGGTACGGTGCCTGGGGCTGGGGTTCGACATGACGTGCGACCTCAGGCTCAAGTTCTGCAAGCACTCCGGCGGCTGCGTGGTCGCCAGGAGCTCCCGCGAGACAGCGCCGGCCGCCGTGCCGGGCGTCGGCGTGGTCCGCGACATGCCCGCCGACGTCAAGTGCGGCAAGGGCGACCGCGTCCGCTTCAAGTCCGACGCGCTCGAGTTCAGCAAG ATGTCGGAGCTGTTCAACCAGCGGAGCGCGGTGGAGGGGAAGATCCCGTCGGGGCAGTTCAACGCGTGCTTCGACCTGGACAGCGGGTCCTGGGCGCAGGACGCGTCCTCCACCAAGTGCCTCGCCATGGACGGCTACTTCATCTCCCTCTTCGACCTCCGCCTCGACCGCCGCCCGCTCGCCCTCGCCGCCCACGTCCTCCGCGACGTCCCCGCCGCCTGGGACCCCGCCGCCATCGCAAG CTTCATCGAGAAGTACGGGACCCACGTGGTGGTGGGGCTGAGCATGGGCGGGCAGGACGTGGTGTGCGTGCGGCAGGCCGCGTCCTCGCCGCTGTCGCCGTCGGAGATCAGGGGCCATCTCGACCGCCTCGGCGACCAGCTCTTCACCGGCGCCTGCGCCGTGCCGCCTCCCCACGCCAGGTCCAGGTCCAAGCTCACCAGGACGCCGGAGGCCTTCAACGTGTTCGACGCGCAGGTGGCGCAGCAGCGGCTGCAAGGGATCACCACCCTCGTCTCATCCAAGGAG GGAGTGACGGTGATATACTCGAAGCGGGGAGGGAACACGACGGTGAGCAGCCACGCGGAGTGGCTCCCCACCGTGCCGGCGGCGCCCGACGTGATCAACGCCAAGCTCGTGCCCATCACCTCCCTGCTCCGAGGCGTCGCCGGCACCGGCTTCCTCTCGCACGCCATCAACCTCTACCTCAGAT ATAAGCCGCCGTTGGCTGACCTGAGGTACTTCCTGGATTTCCAGCATCACAGAATGTGGGCCCCGGGGCTCGGCGAGCTGCCCCTCGGCCCCTGCTCCAACCGCCAGGGCTCCGGCCCGGCCCTGCACTTCAGCCTGCTCGGCTCCAAGCTCTACGTCAGCTCCAGCCAG GTGGTTGTGTCGAATTTGCCGGTCACCGGGATGAGGCTGCACCTCGAGGGCAAGAAAAACAACCG GCTAGGCATCCACCTGCAGCACCTGTCGGCCACCCCGACGTTCATCGCCGCCGTGCAGGCGCAGGCCGACATGGCGCCGGCGTGGCGGGGCTCCGAGGCGGTCACCGACGACCACCGCTACTACGAGCCGGTGCAGTGGCGCATGTTCGCGCACGTCTGCACCGCGCCGGTCAAGTACGACCCGCGGTGGCACCACTcccacgacgacgacgacggccgcCGCGCCGCCTACGTCGTGACCGGCGCGCAGCTCCACGTCATGGCGCACGACTCCACCACCGTGCTGCACCTCCGGCTGCTCTACTCGGAGCTGCCCGGCTACGTCGTCGTGCAGTCCAGGTGGGGGCGCGGCACGGCGAGGGGGGCGTCGGGGAAGTGGTCGTCGTCGAGCTTCCTGTCCATGCCCTTCTCGGGGTCCTCTTCGTCGCCGTCGTCCGGCGGCGCTGGCGGTGGCGGCCAGAAGCGAGTCCCCCCGCTGGTGGTGGCCAACATCAACTCCGGCGTGTTCGCTGGCGGGCCGCCCGTGCCCGTGGGCGCGCAGAAGCTGCTCAAGTTCGTGGACACCTCGCAGGTGACCATGGGCCCGCACGACAGCCCCGGGTACTGGCTCGCCACCGGCGCAAGGCTCGACGTCGACAAGGGCAAGATCTCGCTGCACGTCAAGTTCTCCCTGCTCGCGCCGTCTCCTTCTTGA